The following proteins are encoded in a genomic region of Fervidobacterium pennivorans DSM 9078:
- a CDS encoding YbjQ family protein, whose protein sequence is MIVVTTDFVPGYEIVETLGIVTGSIVNSKHLGKDIAAAFKTLAGGEIKSYTELLVESRNIALKRMVSEAEKLGADAVVGVRFGSSSVMQSAAEILAYGTAVKLKKKE, encoded by the coding sequence ATGATAGTTGTAACTACAGATTTTGTGCCAGGATATGAAATAGTCGAGACACTCGGTATTGTAACAGGAAGTATCGTTAACTCAAAGCACTTGGGAAAAGATATCGCGGCTGCATTCAAAACACTCGCAGGCGGAGAGATAAAAAGCTATACAGAACTGCTTGTAGAGAGTAGAAACATAGCGTTGAAGAGAATGGTTAGCGAGGCTGAAAAGCTTGGAGCTGACGCAGTCGTTGGTGTGAGATTTGGTTCGTCATCGGTAATGCAGAGCGCTGCTGAGATACTGGCTTACGGAACGGCTGTGAAACTAAAGAAAAAAGAGTAG
- a CDS encoding ABC transporter permease subunit — protein sequence MKKEFYDMKVRFFGVLIVTIALFFIVAPFQKFTVSILEGYSGNPQLEKFLPGAMLSKLKEWNFYINSQWYGKNFGQMIGIIGIIMAFPLFAREFENETIVFLLVRKPRKWIYFNKVFAGAIATLIVMLVGSILPAIYSAVAGKEYNYSVIPKFMVHSIFGALLWYCVGVFFSVIFNDQVKPLLASLGLLALTTTAGLIKATKFLNTFPYQLGVSIFEKNSVDFRYTLGIIVVCLVITWIGYLVFERKEV from the coding sequence ATGAAGAAAGAATTTTACGATATGAAGGTTAGATTTTTTGGTGTTCTAATAGTTACTATAGCATTGTTTTTCATTGTGGCTCCATTCCAAAAGTTTACAGTCTCTATACTCGAAGGGTATTCGGGGAATCCCCAGCTTGAAAAGTTCCTACCTGGCGCGATGCTAAGCAAGTTAAAAGAATGGAATTTTTACATAAATTCTCAGTGGTATGGTAAAAACTTTGGGCAAATGATAGGTATTATCGGTATAATAATGGCATTTCCTCTTTTTGCAAGAGAATTTGAGAACGAGACTATAGTATTTCTACTCGTTAGAAAACCAAGAAAGTGGATATACTTTAATAAAGTCTTCGCTGGAGCTATCGCAACATTGATTGTTATGTTAGTAGGCTCGATACTTCCGGCTATATATTCCGCAGTTGCTGGAAAGGAATATAACTACTCGGTCATACCTAAGTTTATGGTACACTCAATTTTTGGAGCACTTTTATGGTATTGTGTTGGGGTATTCTTCTCGGTGATTTTCAACGACCAAGTCAAGCCACTTCTTGCCAGTTTGGGTTTACTTGCTTTAACTACAACAGCAGGTTTAATAAAGGCTACGAAATTTTTGAATACCTTTCCATATCAGCTTGGAGTGAGTATTTTTGAGAAAAACAGCGTTGATTTTCGTTATACACTGGGAATAATAGTCGTGTGCTTAGTGATTACCTGGATTGGTTACTTAGTTTTTGAAAGGAAGGAAGTTTAA